The Apibacter raozihei genome contains a region encoding:
- a CDS encoding type IA DNA topoisomerase, translating into MIVCIAEKPSVAKDIAQIVGARDRKDGYFEGNGYRVTWTFGHLCTLKEPHDYNPNWKSWYLEDLPLIPANFGIKLIQNKGVEKQFHVIEKLVHDCNEVINCGDAGQEGELIQRWVLLKAKCKVPVKRLWISSLTEQSIKEGFNNLKDSSEYENLYSAGSARAIGDWLLGINATRLFTKKFAVSKTLLSVGRVQTPTLAMIVQRQKEIDAFVVEEYWELKTLYRETEFNADIERLKTEEKAKKGLEYLKNHPFEIVSFEEKEGKEKNPRLFDLTSLQVEANKKYGFSADNTLKLVQGLYEKKFVTYPRVDTTYLSEDIYPQIQGILASMKFYEKFTRYLLSQPIPMSKAVFDNSKVTDHHAIIPTDVLPEYINSDEKRIYDLIARRFISVFYPECKISNTLVVAKVGELPFKASGKQILELGWREVYIQDKKTDKVEEEKTMPVFVAGESGPHEPFIHQGKTTPPKPFTEATLLRAMETAGKQVEDEEMRELLKDNGIGRPSTRANIIETLFRRKYIEKKRKNVYASQAGIDLIDTIQNDLLKSAELTGVWERKLRLIEKGEYELDIFKNELIEMVTHLTEEVKNSKFRRISVVEKTESQLKGKTKTITSKNETDISKITCPKCSTHTLIQGKSAYGCSDYKNCNFKIPFEIYGKKLTTKQISDLITKRKTLKIKGLIFPESNEKREGKIVLDDNFGIIFET; encoded by the coding sequence ATGATAGTTTGTATTGCTGAAAAACCTAGTGTAGCAAAAGATATAGCCCAGATAGTCGGAGCCAGAGACCGAAAAGACGGATATTTCGAGGGAAACGGTTATAGAGTAACCTGGACATTCGGTCATTTATGTACTTTAAAAGAGCCACATGATTACAATCCCAATTGGAAATCCTGGTATTTAGAGGATCTACCTCTTATACCGGCAAATTTTGGAATTAAGTTAATACAAAATAAAGGAGTTGAAAAACAATTTCACGTTATAGAAAAGCTTGTCCATGATTGTAATGAAGTTATTAATTGCGGGGATGCAGGGCAAGAAGGGGAATTGATTCAGCGATGGGTATTGCTGAAAGCCAAATGCAAGGTTCCTGTAAAGCGGCTTTGGATATCTTCACTGACAGAGCAATCCATTAAAGAAGGATTTAATAACTTAAAAGATTCCTCAGAATATGAAAATTTATATTCAGCAGGAAGTGCCAGAGCAATAGGTGACTGGCTTTTGGGTATAAATGCAACCAGGCTTTTCACAAAAAAATTTGCGGTTTCAAAAACATTGCTTTCCGTTGGCCGGGTGCAAACTCCTACTTTGGCAATGATAGTTCAAAGACAAAAAGAAATTGATGCTTTTGTAGTTGAAGAATATTGGGAACTGAAGACTCTTTATCGTGAAACAGAATTTAATGCTGATATTGAAAGGCTTAAAACAGAGGAAAAAGCAAAAAAAGGGTTGGAATATTTAAAAAATCATCCTTTTGAAATTGTTTCTTTTGAAGAAAAAGAAGGGAAAGAAAAAAATCCACGTCTTTTTGATTTAACCTCTTTGCAGGTAGAAGCTAATAAAAAATATGGTTTTTCAGCAGATAATACCCTTAAATTGGTTCAGGGTCTATATGAAAAAAAGTTTGTAACCTATCCTCGTGTAGATACCACATATCTGTCTGAAGATATATATCCTCAAATTCAGGGAATTTTGGCAAGTATGAAATTCTATGAAAAATTTACCCGATATTTACTTTCTCAGCCTATTCCTATGTCTAAAGCCGTGTTTGATAACTCTAAAGTAACTGATCATCATGCTATAATTCCTACGGATGTTCTTCCTGAATATATAAATTCAGATGAAAAAAGAATCTACGATCTTATTGCCCGCAGGTTTATTTCCGTATTTTATCCTGAATGTAAAATATCGAATACCTTAGTAGTAGCGAAAGTAGGAGAGCTTCCTTTTAAAGCTTCAGGCAAACAGATCTTGGAATTAGGCTGGAGGGAAGTTTATATTCAGGATAAGAAAACGGATAAAGTTGAAGAAGAAAAAACGATGCCGGTTTTTGTCGCAGGAGAATCTGGACCGCATGAACCATTTATACACCAGGGTAAAACTACTCCTCCCAAACCTTTTACTGAGGCAACTCTACTTAGAGCAATGGAAACAGCCGGAAAACAGGTTGAAGATGAAGAAATGCGAGAACTGCTCAAAGATAATGGTATCGGAAGACCTTCTACTAGAGCAAATATAATAGAGACGCTTTTTCGTAGGAAATACATAGAGAAAAAAAGAAAAAATGTATATGCATCTCAGGCAGGTATAGACTTAATAGATACCATTCAGAATGATTTACTCAAAAGCGCTGAACTTACAGGTGTTTGGGAAAGAAAACTCAGATTGATTGAAAAAGGAGAATATGAATTGGATATTTTTAAAAATGAATTAATCGAAATGGTTACTCATTTAACAGAAGAGGTAAAGAACAGTAAATTTCGGAGAATATCTGTTGTCGAAAAGACGGAAAGTCAGCTAAAAGGTAAAACTAAAACAATCACAAGTAAAAATGAAACCGATATTTCTAAAATAACCTGTCCAAAATGTAGCACTCATACTTTAATTCAAGGGAAATCAGCTTATGGATGTAGTGATTATAAAAATTGTAATTTTAAAATTCCCTTTGAAATATATGGAAAAAAATTAACAACAAAACAGATCTCTGATTTAATTACTAAGCGGAAAACATTAAAAATTAAAGGTTTGATTTTTCCCGAATCAAATGAGAAACGGGAAGGTAAAATTGTTTTAGATGATAATTTTGGAATAATATTTGAAACATAA
- the mscL gene encoding large conductance mechanosensitive channel protein MscL produces MSFIKEFKEFALKGSVVDLAIGVIIGGAFNKIVSSLVDDIITPLILTPALKAANLDDLSQLTIPGTAVKYGNFLSTCLSFLIVAFSLFLIIKGINAMRKKEEKVSKEKEVPKPSQEDLLTEIRDLLKNNK; encoded by the coding sequence ATGAGCTTTATTAAAGAATTTAAAGAATTTGCCTTAAAAGGCAGTGTAGTCGATTTAGCCATAGGGGTTATTATTGGAGGAGCTTTCAACAAAATAGTTTCATCTTTGGTAGATGATATTATTACTCCGTTAATACTGACTCCGGCATTAAAAGCAGCCAATCTGGATGATTTATCCCAGTTGACGATACCGGGAACAGCGGTTAAGTATGGAAACTTCTTATCAACATGTTTGTCATTTTTAATTGTAGCATTTTCTTTGTTCCTTATCATTAAAGGAATTAACGCTATGAGGAAAAAAGAAGAGAAAGTTTCTAAAGAAAAAGAAGTACCAAAGCCTTCACAAGAAGATTTGTTAACTGAAATTAGAGATTTGCTTAAAAATAATAAGTAA
- a CDS encoding OmpP1/FadL family transporter, whose amino-acid sequence MNTKIIYGFVLMAIVQSIGKSQTTDFYPNDISDALNAYGNTFDAVGTARFIGMGGSMGALGGDLSAVEMNPAGLGVYRGSEASISASVLSNKNTASMGSSYSNSDTNFNFPSAGFVLALGGNSEIWKFNVGGSFSYQRLDNSVQFSKNDNINYQYPDVSGVERTYRFESLEQYTNGYRSKANITFASNLQDILYLGIGLDWHYLNMDRETRYSHRNTVDGELMSFNEQLTPYRQENNGVGLRVGILGKITPEIRLAAAYHSPIWWSNMKYDYLSYTLDANNDIVQNYWYYDNYKLNSPGKIVLSGAFASDIINENNSLAVNLDFINYFNKDIYFKSDYDYQLNNNFVNHSIQGSQEYRAGVEYRYKELKLRAGYAYASSPVKNKSVGGYYDNSLTSSIVYPKNYMAGEKNKLSFGAGYDVGPFFIDLAYQYIKSDNYTSFSGEYFNYYDNSRVTVVENDRPILGKVKNVQNNFILTLGMRF is encoded by the coding sequence ATGAATACTAAAATAATCTATGGATTTGTTTTAATGGCAATAGTTCAGTCTATCGGTAAGTCACAGACAACAGACTTTTATCCAAATGATATATCTGATGCATTGAATGCATATGGCAATACTTTTGATGCTGTGGGTACTGCACGCTTTATAGGTATGGGAGGATCTATGGGAGCACTGGGAGGAGATCTCAGCGCAGTAGAAATGAACCCTGCAGGCTTAGGTGTTTACAGAGGTTCTGAAGCAAGCATCTCTGCTAGCGTACTTTCCAATAAAAATACTGCCTCTATGGGGTCCTCATATTCTAATTCTGATACTAATTTTAATTTTCCAAGTGCTGGTTTTGTACTTGCTTTAGGTGGTAATTCAGAAATATGGAAATTTAACGTTGGGGGTAGCTTTTCCTACCAAAGACTTGATAATAGTGTACAGTTTTCAAAAAATGATAATATTAATTATCAATATCCTGATGTATCTGGAGTTGAAAGAACCTATCGGTTTGAAAGTCTTGAGCAATATACTAACGGATACCGTTCTAAGGCTAATATAACTTTCGCAAGTAATTTACAGGATATCCTATATTTAGGGATTGGCTTAGACTGGCATTATTTGAACATGGACAGAGAAACAAGATATTCTCACCGTAACACTGTTGACGGAGAACTTATGAGTTTTAACGAGCAATTAACTCCTTATCGTCAAGAAAACAACGGAGTTGGACTTCGTGTCGGTATTTTAGGTAAAATAACACCCGAAATAAGGCTTGCGGCTGCCTATCACTCACCTATCTGGTGGTCAAATATGAAATATGATTATTTATCTTATACTTTAGATGCTAATAATGATATTGTTCAGAATTATTGGTATTATGACAATTATAAGTTAAACTCTCCCGGTAAAATAGTATTAAGTGGAGCTTTTGCTTCAGATATTATAAACGAGAATAATTCATTGGCGGTTAATCTTGATTTTATTAATTATTTTAATAAAGATATTTACTTTAAAAGTGATTATGATTATCAGCTAAACAATAATTTTGTTAATCATTCTATTCAGGGTTCGCAGGAATATCGGGCAGGTGTTGAATACAGATATAAAGAACTTAAACTAAGAGCCGGGTATGCATATGCCTCTTCACCTGTGAAAAACAAGTCTGTAGGTGGTTATTATGACAACAGTCTGACCAGCTCAATTGTCTATCCTAAAAATTATATGGCAGGAGAAAAAAATAAATTGTCATTTGGAGCGGGATATGATGTAGGACCATTTTTTATAGATCTAGCTTATCAATACATTAAATCTGATAATTACACTTCTTTCTCTGGTGAATATTTTAATTATTATGATAATTCGAGGGTAACCGTAGTTGAAAATGATAGACCCATTTTAGGAAAAGTTAAAAATGTTCAAAATAATTTTATCCTTACTCTTGGGATGAGATTTTAA